From a single Hyalangium ruber genomic region:
- a CDS encoding bile acid:sodium symporter family protein translates to METSALTTILLPLALGIIMLGLGLSLTVADFTRVITFPRAVLVGLLCQMVLLPGAGFAIAKLSGLAPELAVGLMLLAASPGGATSNLYSHLAKGDVALNITLTAVNSVLTVVTLPLIVNLSLEHFLGESRAIPLQFGKVAQIFVVVLGPVSLGMVLKKKWPSLSERLQKPVKILSALFLVLVVAATAFKERAMLGAYLQQVGVAALAFNLTSMLLGYALPRLLRLSKSQSIAIGMEIGIHNGTLAIAIAYSPMLLNNSTMAIPAAIYSLIMFFTAALFGYAVNAAQRAPAASSAASGN, encoded by the coding sequence GTGGAAACCAGCGCCCTGACGACGATTCTCCTGCCCCTTGCCCTGGGCATCATCATGCTCGGGCTGGGGCTGTCCCTCACGGTGGCCGACTTCACGCGGGTCATCACCTTCCCGCGCGCGGTGTTGGTGGGCCTGCTGTGTCAGATGGTGCTGCTGCCCGGCGCGGGCTTCGCCATCGCGAAGCTGAGTGGGCTGGCGCCCGAGCTGGCCGTGGGGCTGATGCTCCTGGCGGCCTCTCCAGGCGGAGCCACCTCCAACCTCTACAGCCACCTGGCCAAGGGAGATGTGGCCCTCAACATCACCCTCACGGCGGTCAACAGCGTCCTCACAGTGGTGACGCTGCCGCTCATCGTGAACCTCTCGCTCGAACACTTCCTCGGAGAGAGCCGCGCCATTCCCCTTCAGTTCGGAAAGGTGGCGCAGATCTTCGTCGTTGTCCTGGGGCCAGTGTCGCTGGGCATGGTGCTGAAGAAGAAGTGGCCCTCGCTGTCCGAACGGCTGCAGAAGCCGGTGAAGATCCTCTCGGCGCTCTTCCTGGTGTTGGTGGTAGCGGCCACCGCCTTCAAGGAGCGAGCGATGCTGGGCGCCTACCTCCAGCAGGTGGGAGTGGCGGCGCTCGCCTTCAACCTCACCAGCATGCTCCTGGGCTACGCCCTGCCCCGGCTGCTCCGGCTGAGCAAGTCCCAGTCGATCGCCATCGGAATGGAGATCGGCATCCACAACGGCACGCTGGCGATCGCCATCGCCTACAGCCCGATGCTGCTCAACAACAGCACCATGGCCATCCCAGCGGCCATCTACAGCCTCATCATGTTCTTCACTGCTGCCCTCTTCGGGTACGCGGTGAATGCCGCCCAGCGCGCCCCCGCGGCATCCAGCGCCGCATCGGGTAACTGA
- a CDS encoding imm11 family protein — protein MAQRFFDLADDVYVPRRWHLDTPIDSQGRRVHDWDFKRGTPVYVEGRLKIPIEIAGRPLDFTEAGIRIPVVHVKVASMLSELAPNDVQLIPADIEGQPDQYVVLVATRLIRCIDEQASRILLWTHKDGEPDRVGQYRDVRDMRIDKANVGNAKVFRPEGWEVALIVSQEIKDALERMGATGTRFQEV, from the coding sequence ATGGCTCAGCGCTTCTTCGATCTAGCTGACGACGTCTACGTTCCCCGCCGTTGGCATCTGGATACTCCCATCGACAGCCAAGGCCGCAGGGTCCATGACTGGGACTTCAAGCGCGGAACTCCCGTGTATGTGGAGGGGCGGTTGAAGATTCCCATCGAGATTGCGGGCAGGCCTCTGGACTTCACTGAGGCGGGAATCCGGATTCCCGTCGTCCACGTCAAGGTGGCTTCCATGCTGTCGGAGTTGGCTCCCAACGACGTGCAGCTCATCCCCGCAGACATCGAGGGCCAACCGGATCAATACGTTGTCCTCGTGGCAACGCGCCTTATCCGCTGCATCGACGAGCAGGCCTCCAGGATCCTGCTCTGGACCCATAAGGATGGAGAACCGGACAGGGTCGGTCAGTATCGGGATGTTCGGGACATGCGCATCGACAAGGCCAACGTGGGCAACGCCAAGGTATTCCGTCCCGAAGGATGGGAGGTCGCCCTCATCGTCTCTCAGGAGATCAAAGACGCCTTGGAGCGCATGGGCGCTACAGGCACGCGCTTCCAAGAGGTGTAA